In Candidatus Schekmanbacteria bacterium RIFCSPLOWO2_02_FULL_38_14, the sequence GTCCCATTTCAATTTTGCCTGTAAAGCAGGTAACCCTGCCGTTTTCTCCTATTTTTAAAAAGGCATTTGAACCTGAAGGGTTTATCTGAAGTGCTCCTGCCCTGCGGATTATCTCCTGAAATGCTGAGGAATCGCGGTAAGAGAAAAAGATTATGATTCCTCCTCCGAATAGTTTCAGGAAATCTCTTCTCATGAGAGTGAAAGGAGATTTTATCTCTTTAAAATAAAGCTCTTTATATTCTTCTTTTCTCATCTCTTTTTTCCTCCCTTCATCTCTTTGGCAGCAGATTTGATGGCTTTGATGATTCTTGTATGTGAACCGCAGCGGCATAAATTTCCGTCCATTGCCTCTATGATTTCCCTGTCAGATGGATTAAGATTTTTCAACAGAAGGCTGTAGGCTGTGAGAATCATTCCAGAGGTGCAGTATCCGCACTGAAAGGCATTGTGTTCAATAAATGATTTCTGGAGGGGGTGGAGGTTCCCATCTTTTGAAAGCCCTTCAATTGTGATTACTTCCTTTCCTCTTACATCATTTACCGGGGTGGTGCATGATTTTACAGGTTTGTTATTTACAAGCACTGTGCAGGAACCACAGTGTCCCTGACCACACCCGTATTTTGTCCCTGTAATGCTAAGGTCAGTCCTCAGCACCCATAGAAGCATTCTGTTTCCGTCAACATTGAGGCTTACAGGTTCTCCGTTTAATTTGGACTTAATGGTTTCTATCATAAATATTTTATTTAAGATAAAATTTATAATCAGTGTATGTCAAACAAAAATATTTCTAATTGATTATTTTTTATCTTCGCCATATAAATAATCAAGGTTTTTACCTATATTGAAAGCTCCCCACAGCAAGCAGGCTATCAGACAATTCCATGTTTGTCATTGCGAGCGACCAAAGGGAGCGTGGCAATCTCATTAATAACAATGACATTTCTGAGATTGCTTCGTCGCTTCGCTCCTCGCAATGACATTGTCGGACAGCCTGCAAGCTATGGGGTTAGCGAGCGCTTTGCATTTTCCAAACATCAAGGAGGCTTAAGGCAATGAGCGAGAAAAAGAGCAGTTTTTTGGGAAAGTTTCTGAAATATCCTCTATCCGGTCAAGCATTGCGTTCATTTTAAAAAAAAACTGTAGACAAAAAAATAAATTAGTATAGGATTTTTTCCGGAGGCTTTCTCCTATGCCTTTAAAGAAATTCAAAAAACTTCCAGCTAAAAAGAAAACAAATTTCATCTCGCAGAAAATTACAAACATTCTTAAAATCCTCACTATCATTGATTCAGGGGAAAGAGTAACAACCCCAAACCTTTCAAGAGATAACTTTGTCAGTTCAGCTTTTGAATTTAATGGCGAGATTCTGTACCTGACAATTTTCCCATAACGAGGCTAGATTGTAAAGATAAGCTGGTGAATAAAGAATTGCAAAATGCCAAAATCTATGAATAATAAAAAGAGCAAATTTATGTGTAATATTTGAATCGATATAACTAGCAATCACTCATCAATAACAATGGGAAGAAATATAAGGAGAATTTTATATGCCAGACAAAAAACCAAGATTTGGAAGCTAAGAAGAGTGAAGAAGGGGGACGTTGTTGAAAAAGAACACTTTGCAATTGGTGTGAGATTGCGATAAGAGACACTCATGCCACGACAAGCAAGATTAGACGCACCCGGCACTCTGCATCATGTGATGATAAGGGGAATTGAAGGTTCCCCGATATTTAAAGGTGACGAGGATCGCAGTAACTTTCTTTTCCGCCTCAGCCATCTGGTTGAGACAACCGGAACTAAAATCCTTGCCTGGGTTTTAATGGACAATCATATTCACCTTTTGATTTTCAGTGGCTACCAGGGGATTTCCAAATTTATGCGCTGCCTTTTAACCGGTTATGCAATCAGCTTTAACCGGAAATACAGAAGGAGGGGCCATTTATTTCAAAACAGGTATAAGTCCATTGTCTGTGATAAAGAGACATATTTACTGGAACTTGTCCGTTACATTCATTTAAATCCCTTGAGGGCAGGGGTAGTGAAGGGTGTGAGGGGATTGGATCGTTACATGTGGAGCGGTCATAGTGTTTTAATAGGTAAGAATAAGAATGGCTGGCAGGAGAGAGAATATGTTCTCAGCCAGTTTAGCCATAAAGAAGGGAAAGCAATTCAGGGCTATTCAAGATTTATGGAGGAAGGTAAAGGTTTTGGCAGGCGTGAGGAGTTAGCGGGAGGAGGTCTGGTAAGAAGCCTTGGAGGCTGGTCTCAGGTGTTGTCTTTGAGAAGTAATAAAGAGAAGATGGAGTATGATTCACGCATTCTTGGAGGAGGAGATTTTGTTTCTAAGATTTTAACAGAGGCGGATAAGGGTTTAAAGAGGCAACTGAGGCTTGGGGAAAGAAAAGTTTTAGCTGAGCAGATGATTAAAAAGATATGCAAGCAGGAAAGGATAAATGAAGGAGAGCTTTGCAACGGCGGTCGACGCAGAAAGGTTTCAAGAATAAGGGAAAGGATATCATATTATTTAAGCCGCGAACTGGGAATGCCTTCAGCAGAGATTGCAAGGCAGTTGGGGGTTTGTACTTCAGCAATTGTTAAGGCCATCCAAAACGCGGAGGTTAAAATTGATAAGTGATAGTATTCATCAACGTCCCCCTTTTCTTCCCGGGGGCGGAAGTGATAGCGACGTGGCAATCTCAAATCCACCCTTCTCTCCGTCCATATTTTCGCTGATTCTACTTTTGCAGACAAAGGACGGAGATGCCCGTTCAAGGGGTGAGATGACTCAGTGGATGTCAGCAGCAGGATTTAAGGATATACAGTATAAAATTCTTGAGAAGAGAAGCGGTTCTTTTAGGAATACAGGATTTCTTGCAGGAGTGAAGAGGTAAACAAAATTAAAAATTGACAAATCTTTTTAAACAGCTACATAAATTAAAAAATTCTGCGCCCATAGCTCAAATGGATAGAGCGACAGACTACGGATCTGTAGGTTGGGGGTTCGACTCCTCCTGGGCGCGTTTAAAATTTTCAGATAGAATAAGAAAAGACAACGTCAGACTGTGTAAAAAGTCGATTTTTCAAAAATGCGAGCCAGTGAAATGTACAATAGGAGAGGGTTCAAGGGTTCGAGAGGGTTAATGGACAACCATAAAGTTGTCCCTACATAATTTGTTATGAATTTAAAAAAGCGAAAGAACCCAAGGCTAAAGAATTTTGATTATTCTCTTCCTCATGCCTATTTTATAACGATTTGTTGTAGAGATAAGAAAGAAATATTCGTAGAGGATAAGCTGAATAGAGAAGCAATAAAAATGTGCTAAATCAGGATTTTGGAGACCAGGCAAGAGAGTGAATAGTAGTTGGTGAGTTAGAGGATTGAGAAATTTAAAGCCCTTGTTCCTTCATAAAAAGGATAGATGAGGGCTTTTTTGAAAATGCATAGCGAGCGCATTCCCCGCAACTTGCTGTGGAAAACTTCAATATAAATCATACAGTTGAAGTTTCAACTTTTTCAATAGGAAGATTCTCGATGGTTATGTTTACTAAGTCTTTGAGTGATAACTTTTTACTTGCATCGAGGACTTCTATACCAACAATATGTCTTTTTTCATCAAGGTCAACTGTAATACCTTCTTCTATGTCTATATTATCAGACACGTAGGCTTCTCTGAGCTGGATATACAAAGCATCTGCCTCTTTATCATATTCTATTTTCAAGCTAATTCACCTCCAGCCTTTCTTCTTTTTTACAGCAGTTATCACTAGTATTCTATCTGCCTCTTGCTTATATGTTACTCTGAGAAATTTTTCGGAAATCTTTTTCCATACATTTAATCTGTTTTCTATTGAGGACTCAATAAAATCAGGAATATTTATTGCTGACTCAACCTCAGACTCTGTAATCCTGTGCCACATCATCCTCTTTTTAGCATGCCTTGTATATTTGATAGGCTGGTTATTCCCCATTAATTTTACGGTATATAGCAAAGGAGGGATTGTCAAGGCAAAATTGGGAAGAACAAACAGTTAGGGAATGAAGGGGGAGAAAAGGGAGATTGCTTCGCCGCTATCGCTTCTCGCCTGCCTGCGGTAGGCAGGCAATGACGCTCGTTATCCTCTTTTTAACAGCCTGTAACGACCTGTTTCTACAATCTTCTGAAAGATTCAATTTTACAGGCGTAGGTTTTAATCGAACAGGTGTCCCTACAATCTTTTAACAATCCTGAAATCAAAAATCTCATCTGTTGGAACCAGAGCTTTGATATATTTTAGTTCAACAAGCGCATTGACAAACTCTTTTGTAGAATTAATAAATTCATCTGTCAGATTGACAAAATATTTCGGGGAAATTTTATAAAC encodes:
- a CDS encoding ferredoxin, which encodes MIETIKSKLNGEPVSLNVDGNRMLLWVLRTDLSITGTKYGCGQGHCGSCTVLVNNKPVKSCTTPVNDVRGKEVITIEGLSKDGNLHPLQKSFIEHNAFQCGYCTSGMILTAYSLLLKNLNPSDREIIEAMDGNLCRCGSHTRIIKAIKSAAKEMKGGKKR